In the genome of Acidobacteriota bacterium, one region contains:
- a CDS encoding FtsX-like permease family protein: protein MTARDRAPFLLRLAVRLLPAEVRADVLGDLLEHWSQDVGRRPRAARCLWLMRQPVAALLARLRFGHDEEGSISLASWGELGISRLDLKLGIRMLVKHPGLTLVVVFALGIGIPASLTPHHLIDAVLDESPPFDQGDQVVGVVGFNQEPGRQELLRLGDYESLRTRLISFAFVGAALLRQVNVISDDGRAEGARGAEMSASSFALTRVPPALGRALTAADEVVGAPEVVVVGYDYWRSRLGSRPDVIGSTLRIGGVPTTVVGVMPQGFAMPSREQLWLPLRRRAIDYADGLGPAVWMYGRLEEGTSRGEARAELAAIGIRHDVPDYRGLVRADAVAFSGLSIGTPTGVLAAFLLIAQGVPLVLLLIACGNVAILLLARTANRSSEFALRTALGASRPRIVAQLFVETLVLALLATGVGLLGLHLIVERVTPNLDLPFWVDLGVTPEVAMEALALGVASAVFAGVLPALRATGSSPQRTLQEAGGGLGGFRFGRVTGALIIAEVGLGVGALFAAGMTYRMFSAIDQETSVAMQTSRVLVASIDVPSSGQPGEGRDGADETRIARIASMQEALARELAARPGVRSWAFSDATPGDGRAERRGRVEGDGAPPDFPGLPVVTSRVEPGFFGTLGIEPLYGRTFDRGDVPFEVGQTPTRVLVNTKFLDRRGIEYRSAVGRTMRISDPGEAPTGPWMEIVGVVPDLEASLGQAIFDGTPMAYLPAVPGGVHPLTLVIDLGANPTAFAPVLRRLLVDADPTAILGDVVALDALPNTAALVQRTASGILVGLSLIAIVLSTAALYALMSFTVARRTREIGVRIALGGRSSRIVASIARRSLLQLLFGVMLGTGFWALVFTRLGAIGAFQGELGVAVQSWPYVLSMTAAIVVTTGLLACLAPTLRGLRIRPLEALRVDA, encoded by the coding sequence ATGACTGCCCGCGATCGTGCCCCGTTCCTGCTCCGGCTGGCGGTTCGCCTCCTCCCCGCCGAGGTGCGGGCGGACGTGCTCGGCGACCTGCTCGAGCACTGGTCACAGGACGTCGGCCGCCGCCCCCGGGCGGCTCGGTGTCTGTGGCTGATGCGACAGCCCGTCGCGGCGCTGCTCGCCCGGCTGCGATTCGGACACGATGAAGAGGGCTCGATCTCCCTGGCATCGTGGGGCGAACTCGGCATCTCGCGGCTCGACCTCAAGCTCGGGATCCGGATGCTCGTGAAGCACCCGGGGCTCACGCTGGTGGTGGTCTTCGCCCTCGGGATCGGCATCCCGGCGAGCCTGACCCCCCATCATCTCATCGACGCCGTCCTCGACGAGTCTCCTCCCTTCGATCAGGGCGACCAGGTCGTCGGCGTGGTGGGTTTCAACCAGGAGCCCGGCAGACAGGAGCTGCTGCGTCTCGGCGACTACGAGTCCCTGCGGACGCGCCTCATCTCGTTCGCATTCGTCGGGGCCGCGCTGCTCCGGCAGGTGAACGTGATCTCGGACGACGGTCGGGCGGAGGGTGCACGGGGGGCGGAGATGAGCGCGTCATCGTTCGCGTTGACGAGAGTGCCGCCCGCGCTCGGACGCGCGCTCACGGCGGCGGACGAGGTGGTCGGGGCGCCCGAGGTCGTGGTGGTCGGCTACGACTACTGGCGGTCCCGGCTCGGCTCCCGTCCCGACGTCATCGGCTCCACGCTCCGGATCGGCGGTGTCCCCACGACGGTCGTGGGCGTGATGCCCCAGGGCTTCGCGATGCCGAGTCGGGAGCAGCTCTGGCTGCCCCTGCGACGGCGAGCCATCGACTACGCCGACGGCCTGGGTCCCGCGGTGTGGATGTACGGCCGCCTGGAGGAAGGGACGTCGAGAGGCGAGGCGCGCGCGGAGCTCGCGGCCATCGGCATCCGTCACGATGTGCCGGACTATCGCGGACTGGTTCGGGCCGATGCGGTGGCGTTCTCGGGACTGAGCATCGGGACGCCGACGGGCGTGCTGGCGGCGTTTCTCCTCATCGCCCAGGGCGTGCCGCTCGTCCTGCTGCTGATCGCGTGCGGCAACGTCGCGATCCTGCTGCTCGCACGGACGGCGAACCGTTCGAGCGAGTTCGCGCTGCGGACCGCGCTCGGCGCCAGCCGGCCTCGCATCGTCGCGCAACTCTTCGTCGAGACGCTCGTCCTGGCCCTTCTCGCGACCGGCGTCGGCCTGCTGGGCCTCCACCTGATCGTGGAGCGTGTGACGCCCAACCTCGATCTTCCGTTCTGGGTGGATCTGGGCGTGACCCCCGAGGTCGCGATGGAGGCGCTCGCGCTCGGCGTCGCGAGCGCGGTGTTCGCCGGCGTCCTGCCGGCGCTGCGGGCCACCGGGTCCTCGCCTCAGCGCACCCTGCAGGAGGCGGGGGGCGGCCTGGGCGGCTTCCGCTTCGGCCGTGTCACGGGCGCCCTGATCATCGCCGAGGTGGGGCTGGGCGTCGGCGCCCTGTTCGCGGCGGGGATGACGTATCGCATGTTCAGCGCGATCGACCAGGAGACGAGCGTGGCGATGCAGACGAGCCGCGTGCTGGTCGCGTCGATCGACGTCCCGTCCTCAGGGCAGCCGGGAGAGGGCCGCGACGGCGCCGACGAGACCAGGATCGCGCGCATCGCATCGATGCAGGAGGCGCTCGCGCGCGAGTTGGCGGCCCGGCCCGGGGTCAGGAGCTGGGCGTTCTCGGACGCTACCCCCGGAGACGGACGAGCGGAGAGACGAGGACGAGTCGAGGGAGACGGAGCCCCTCCGGACTTCCCGGGACTCCCGGTGGTCACGTCCCGGGTCGAGCCGGGCTTCTTCGGCACGCTCGGCATCGAGCCCCTCTACGGGCGGACGTTCGACCGGGGAGATGTCCCTTTCGAGGTCGGTCAGACACCGACCCGGGTTCTCGTGAACACGAAGTTCCTCGACCGCCGGGGCATCGAGTACCGCAGCGCCGTGGGGCGAACGATGCGCATCTCGGACCCGGGAGAGGCGCCCACCGGCCCGTGGATGGAGATCGTCGGCGTGGTGCCCGACCTGGAGGCGAGCCTCGGGCAGGCTATCTTCGACGGCACGCCGATGGCCTACCTGCCCGCCGTCCCCGGAGGCGTGCATCCACTCACGCTGGTCATCGATCTCGGCGCCAACCCGACGGCCTTCGCGCCCGTGCTGCGCAGACTGCTCGTGGACGCGGACCCGACCGCGATCCTCGGCGACGTCGTCGCCTTGGACGCGCTCCCGAACACGGCGGCCCTGGTGCAGCGGACGGCATCCGGGATCCTCGTGGGTCTCTCCCTGATCGCCATCGTCCTTTCGACCGCGGCCCTGTACGCGCTCATGTCGTTCACGGTCGCCCGGCGCACCCGGGAGATCGGCGTGCGCATCGCCCTCGGCGGGAGATCGAGCCGGATCGTCGCGTCGATCGCGCGTCGATCGCTCCTCCAACTCCTGTTCGGGGTCATGCTCGGGACCGGGTTCTGGGCCCTCGTCTTCACGCGGCTCGGCGCGATCGGCGCGTTCCAGGGCGAGCTCGGGGTCGCAGTGCAGTCCTGGCCGTACGTGCTGTCGATGACGGCCGCGATCGTCGTGACGACCGGCCTGTTGGCCTGCCTCGCGCCCACGCTGAGAGGGCTCAGAATCCGCCCGCTGGAGGCGCTGCGGGTCGACGCGTAG
- a CDS encoding nucleotidyl transferase AbiEii/AbiGii toxin family protein has protein sequence MDRLTLPLPARGIWLRVRSLLEPARERLGPEAGPWKIGGGTVLAARWNHRESTDLDLTVNAGAAIPALFAGPDDDFEAEIGRRGGHSIAFDRDRCTIGFSTGKLDLCALDPTPGEGHADALVDGEPAVVLNNVQILCGKLRRANRSPVRDVFDIVVAEKLDPHALAVAANTRTARDIEAIAAAWRASNPVFAYNAPLDISGVQPEFAGYLASLGHAAAAALTGALYERVRVYTDGDIGFVETRTRNGIEREFTVEPARIEGVFEANGLNQYLPQTGVRPAHIRDRMRAACRERAEFVHDTGSGAAR, from the coding sequence ATGGACCGACTCACGCTCCCGCTGCCCGCCAGAGGCATCTGGTTGCGGGTAAGAAGTCTGCTGGAACCGGCGCGCGAGCGCCTCGGGCCGGAAGCAGGTCCCTGGAAGATCGGCGGTGGGACCGTGCTCGCGGCACGCTGGAACCACCGCGAGAGCACCGATCTCGACCTTACCGTCAACGCGGGCGCCGCGATCCCAGCCCTGTTCGCCGGACCCGACGATGATTTCGAGGCAGAGATCGGGCGGCGCGGTGGACACTCCATCGCCTTTGACCGCGACCGGTGCACCATCGGGTTCAGCACCGGCAAACTGGACCTGTGCGCTCTCGATCCCACGCCCGGTGAAGGCCATGCCGACGCGCTCGTCGATGGTGAGCCGGCTGTCGTCCTGAACAACGTCCAGATCCTCTGCGGCAAGCTCCGGCGGGCGAACCGCAGCCCCGTGCGTGACGTATTCGACATCGTAGTCGCCGAGAAACTCGACCCGCACGCCCTGGCGGTCGCTGCGAACACGAGAACCGCACGCGACATCGAGGCGATCGCCGCAGCCTGGAGAGCTTCCAACCCCGTCTTCGCGTACAACGCACCACTCGACATCAGCGGCGTTCAACCGGAGTTCGCGGGCTACCTGGCGAGTCTCGGGCACGCGGCTGCCGCGGCTTTGACCGGAGCGCTCTACGAACGGGTCAGGGTGTACACCGACGGGGACATCGGGTTCGTGGAGACGAGAACCAGGAACGGGATCGAGAGGGAGTTCACGGTCGAGCCCGCTCGCATCGAAGGGGTTTTCGAGGCCAACGGCCTGAACCAATACCTGCCGCAGACCGGCGTGCGGCCTGCCCACATCCGTGACCGCATGCGTGCCGCGTGCCGGGAACGCGCAGAGTTCGTGCACGACACAGGGTCCGGCGCGGCACGTTGA
- a CDS encoding PQQ-binding-like beta-propeller repeat protein, protein MRQRTAWLLRPVSAGSRSGQRFRRASGGAGSSLKASGGFSLQPRASSSNCWRRSCWFLAHSSMVIGVQHHIPATHGRAARSCRARGPADLCIEAALPRSRLLRCRQFVPVTLPSRVGADAPRAHSTLHQRDKRRTEERNPAMRQLPRTVPGFIAACLLLTGAIASAQSPLDDYSPVTGQMLVDPPAGDWPMWRRTYNHWGYSPLDQIDTANVGGLRLAWAWTMAEGLQETTPLVHDGVMFLVQACDYVEALDVRDGTRLWEYRRPRVAHAATLACANRNGTLYDDKLFIGTHDAHLVALDARTGEVVWDVTVGDWEVGQHYSGGPQVIKGRVVAGMSGCYYLNTRCWISAHDAETGEEVWRTYTIPREGEFGYDSWGDIPDELRRGGSSWNAPSYDPELNLIYAGVGVPIPWGSVQRGTGDGDVLYTNSTLAIDADTGEIVWYFQHTPNDEWDLDHPYARLVVETEVSPDPDAVEWLNGGIIPGSRRKIVTGIPGKTGIVWALDAATGAFLWAEPTNRQNVVADVDAESRRVLLNEELKFPQVGEPVFVCPSLTGGINWNATAYHPGTNALYAPTNNVCMTLTLNEFRDRPGFHHGSARATREVAPDVDGQVGMLTAMDLATGGTRWVHRQRAGIGGSVLTTGGGLVFVTDDARRFRAFDAATGDILWERILNSSAGGFPVSYLHDGVQYVAIAAGGGVNYRMVTPEIRQPPRGNMLWVFRLQ, encoded by the coding sequence ATGCGCCAGCGGACCGCATGGCTCCTGCGGCCGGTGAGCGCCGGATCGAGATCGGGACAGAGGTTCCGGCGGGCCTCCGGGGGGGCGGGCTCGTCACTGAAGGCCTCGGGCGGCTTCAGCTTGCAGCCCCGCGCTTCTTCGTCGAACTGCTGGCGACGTTCCTGCTGGTTCCTGGCCCACTCTTCGATGGTCATAGGCGTGCAACACCATATACCGGCGACCCACGGGCGGGCAGCCCGATCGTGCCGTGCACGCGGTCCCGCCGATCTGTGCATCGAGGCGGCTCTCCCACGCTCAAGGCTATTGCGTTGCCGGCAGTTCGTACCGGTTACACTACCGTCGCGCGTCGGTGCTGACGCGCCCAGGGCGCATTCGACACTCCACCAACGCGACAAGCGGCGCACCGAGGAGAGGAACCCGGCCATGCGACAGCTCCCCCGAACCGTCCCCGGCTTCATCGCGGCCTGCCTGCTGCTCACCGGAGCGATCGCCTCGGCGCAGTCCCCCCTCGACGACTACAGCCCGGTGACCGGGCAGATGCTCGTCGACCCGCCGGCGGGCGACTGGCCCATGTGGCGGCGCACCTATAACCACTGGGGCTACAGCCCCCTCGACCAGATCGACACCGCCAACGTGGGCGGCCTGCGCCTGGCCTGGGCCTGGACGATGGCCGAGGGCCTGCAGGAAACCACGCCCCTCGTGCATGACGGCGTCATGTTCCTGGTGCAGGCGTGCGACTACGTCGAGGCGCTGGACGTGCGCGACGGCACCCGCCTGTGGGAGTATCGCCGGCCGCGGGTCGCGCACGCCGCAACGCTCGCCTGCGCGAACCGCAACGGGACGCTCTACGACGACAAGCTGTTCATCGGCACCCACGACGCCCACCTGGTGGCGCTCGACGCGCGCACCGGCGAAGTCGTGTGGGACGTCACGGTCGGCGACTGGGAGGTCGGCCAGCACTACTCCGGGGGACCGCAGGTCATCAAGGGCCGGGTGGTGGCCGGCATGTCGGGCTGCTACTACCTCAACACGCGCTGCTGGATCTCGGCCCACGACGCCGAGACCGGGGAGGAGGTGTGGCGCACGTACACCATTCCCCGCGAAGGCGAGTTCGGCTACGACTCCTGGGGCGACATTCCCGACGAGCTGCGGCGGGGCGGATCCTCGTGGAACGCCCCCAGCTACGACCCGGAGCTGAACCTGATCTACGCCGGCGTCGGGGTGCCTATTCCATGGGGCTCGGTGCAGCGCGGCACCGGCGACGGCGACGTTCTCTACACGAACTCCACCCTCGCGATCGACGCCGACACGGGTGAGATCGTGTGGTACTTCCAGCACACCCCCAACGACGAATGGGACCTCGACCATCCGTACGCCCGGCTCGTGGTCGAGACCGAGGTGTCGCCGGACCCCGACGCGGTCGAGTGGCTGAACGGCGGGATCATCCCCGGCTCGCGGCGCAAGATCGTGACCGGCATCCCTGGCAAGACCGGCATCGTCTGGGCGCTCGACGCCGCCACCGGGGCATTCCTCTGGGCCGAGCCGACGAACCGCCAGAACGTGGTCGCCGACGTCGACGCCGAGAGCCGCCGCGTGCTCCTCAACGAGGAGCTGAAGTTTCCGCAGGTCGGCGAGCCGGTCTTCGTCTGCCCGAGCCTGACCGGCGGCATCAACTGGAACGCGACCGCCTACCACCCCGGCACCAACGCCCTGTACGCGCCCACCAACAACGTCTGCATGACCCTGACGCTGAACGAGTTCCGCGACCGCCCGGGCTTCCACCACGGGTCGGCGCGGGCCACCCGCGAGGTGGCGCCGGACGTCGACGGGCAGGTCGGCATGCTCACGGCAATGGACCTGGCCACCGGCGGGACGCGGTGGGTGCATCGCCAGCGGGCCGGCATCGGCGGCTCGGTGCTGACCACCGGCGGCGGGCTGGTGTTCGTGACCGACGACGCGCGCCGCTTCCGGGCGTTCGACGCGGCAACCGGCGACATCCTCTGGGAGCGGATCCTCAATTCCAGCGCCGGCGGCTTCCCGGTGAGCTACCTGCACGACGGCGTGCAGTACGTCGCCATCGCGGCCGGGGGCGGGGTCAACTACCGGATGGTCACGCCGGAGATCCGGCAGCCGCCGCGCGGCAACATGCTGTGGGTCTTCCGGCTGCAGTGA
- a CDS encoding FAD-dependent oxidoreductase, with product MGLVGAGLGGCSARSTPPPTPMRRPPLRLAPVRAEWDRIIRTTVGLRPHRPTGFVLRADRLDDTTVIHNYGHGGSGMSLSWGTGRMAAEMALGHDSRRAAVIGCGAVGLTAARQLQRRGFAVTIYAMSVPPNTTSNMSFAGFTPTAGLVEDDLRTPAWDAQFREAVEISYRELQLLAGTRFGVSWIDRYALSDTPPGTTGDDAEEEREPLLPAHLRSGQLTLEPGEHPFPSRYAIRSNQLRIEPSIYLDALVHDFIDFGGRIEIRKFAEPRELVELSEALVVNCSGLGARDLFDDDDLLPAKGQLTVLVPQEEVDWGIGGDPPDGDTRGLLGIHMQPRRDGIVLGGTSERGEWSREPNQEALQRIVSAHMAVYSAMRV from the coding sequence ATGGGCCTCGTGGGCGCCGGCCTGGGCGGCTGCTCGGCGAGATCGACGCCGCCGCCGACGCCGATGCGGCGACCGCCCCTGCGGCTCGCGCCCGTGCGCGCCGAATGGGACCGGATCATCCGGACCACCGTCGGGCTGCGCCCGCACCGCCCCACCGGCTTCGTGTTGCGCGCCGACCGGCTCGACGACACGACCGTGATTCACAACTACGGCCACGGCGGCTCCGGCATGTCGCTTTCGTGGGGCACGGGCCGGATGGCGGCCGAGATGGCCCTCGGCCACGACAGCCGCCGGGCGGCGGTCATCGGGTGCGGCGCGGTGGGCCTTACGGCCGCGCGCCAACTGCAGCGGCGCGGGTTCGCGGTGACCATCTACGCGATGTCGGTGCCGCCGAACACGACCTCGAACATGTCGTTCGCGGGCTTCACCCCCACCGCGGGACTGGTCGAGGACGATCTCAGGACACCTGCCTGGGACGCGCAGTTCCGCGAAGCGGTCGAGATCTCCTACCGCGAGCTGCAGTTGCTGGCGGGAACGAGATTCGGCGTGTCCTGGATCGACCGGTACGCGCTCAGCGACACGCCTCCGGGCACCACCGGGGACGATGCCGAGGAGGAGCGGGAGCCGCTGCTTCCCGCCCATCTACGCTCCGGCCAGCTCACGCTGGAACCTGGGGAGCATCCCTTTCCCAGCCGCTACGCAATCCGTAGCAACCAACTGCGCATCGAGCCGTCCATCTACCTGGATGCGCTGGTCCACGACTTCATCGACTTCGGCGGGCGTATCGAGATCCGCAAGTTCGCCGAGCCGCGCGAGCTGGTGGAGTTGAGCGAGGCGCTGGTCGTCAACTGCAGCGGACTGGGCGCACGCGACCTCTTCGACGACGACGATCTGCTGCCGGCGAAGGGACAGCTCACCGTGCTCGTGCCCCAGGAGGAGGTCGACTGGGGCATCGGCGGCGACCCGCCCGACGGGGATACCCGCGGGCTCCTCGGCATCCACATGCAGCCGCGCCGCGACGGCATCGTCCTGGGGGGCACGTCGGAACGCGGCGAGTGGTCGCGGGAGCCCAATCAGGAGGCGCTGCAGCGCATCGTGAGCGCGCACATGGCGGTCTACTCGGCCATGCGGGTCTGA
- a CDS encoding PadR family transcriptional regulator — protein sequence MPRSRLGELEEQVLLTVLRLGGESYAVPVARELGRLTAREVSPATAYMVLRRLEGRGLLVSSVGTPAPERGGRPRRFYRVVDEQALPALRESRNAMLALWDGLEARLGPS from the coding sequence ATGCCGAGAAGTCGCCTGGGAGAGCTGGAGGAGCAGGTCCTGCTGACGGTTCTGCGACTCGGTGGCGAGAGCTACGCGGTGCCGGTAGCGAGGGAGCTCGGCCGGTTGACTGCTCGCGAGGTCTCGCCCGCGACGGCCTACATGGTCCTTCGGCGCCTGGAGGGCCGCGGGCTTCTGGTCTCGTCGGTGGGGACGCCGGCTCCGGAACGAGGCGGCCGACCGCGGCGCTTCTACCGCGTGGTCGACGAGCAGGCCCTGCCGGCCCTCCGGGAGTCGCGGAACGCGATGCTTGCGCTGTGGGACGGCCTCGAGGCCAGGCTGGGTCCGTCATGA
- a CDS encoding PQQ-binding-like beta-propeller repeat protein → MIRSHSARTGASRRGGRRIGVGGGVDLAEQPPRPAPTRPMPPSFKRVLRSTVASGSRSFRWPASCRCTSWIVPPSRATLFGRRELRDAAGCWGPPNSVVEWNAHKRRSPRAAVAPRCRKTEGEGAMPRRHRSLVATVASAIAVAVLAGGLAGQEPEPGRGYPSTDWPFTGGNWSSSRYSTLDEINADTLDRLGAAWMTPLPGGAASRSTPVVQDGAIYLTGGANVFAFDARTGETIWHWQPDPDAGRVVSWQGVVVAGDLVVFGTRSGEVLALSRDAGELVWATRVGSPEQTRGEVVTTAPMYARGKVFVGLANGDIGGQGRVLALDAATGEVEWIFYVVPRPGEFGHETWPQDSDSWEYGGGGVWLVGTVDPDLGMVYFSTGNPVPMFGGELREGDNLFTASVLALDMETGERRWHYQVVRHDVWDADIATPLLLYDTTVDGEPVKAVAAMRADGYLFLFNRETGEHLLPVEEREVPQDPHQLTVPTQPFPVQTETILFECSYWRDRVPPPFELSCSSYTPPSVDEQTVVAPGLPIPRVRVTPMAFSPQTGYIYAQGRAHVGRARRFADPFVWNTSQFHLTLPDAVGILAAVDTRTGRVVWRKEMPSAFLGVSGPLVTAGGLLFRGSPGGQVEAYDVRTGDRRWAFRTSEEGSRLRVGPASTYELDGTQYIAVPMGPALWAFALDGTVPARGEPSPDPPVDDQPAGPAPRETDEIETATLLENPRGAVGGRRYAFDEYNFNPLRARVSAGTRVRFTNNGEIPHTPAARDGSWSAGTLNPGLWGFVTFDEPGTFLYHCEEHPWMVGEITVDP, encoded by the coding sequence ATGATCCGGTCCCATTCGGCGCGCACGGGCGCGAGCCGCAGGGGCGGTCGCCGCATCGGCGTCGGCGGCGGCGTCGATCTCGCCGAGCAGCCGCCCAGGCCGGCGCCCACGAGGCCCATGCCGCCCAGCTTCAAGAGGGTTCTTCGGTCCACCGTCGCCTCCGGGTCTCGTTCGTTCCGCTGGCCGGCATCGTGCCGCTGCACATCTTGGATCGTCCCTCCATCACGGGCAACTCTCTTCGGTCGGCGGGAGCTGCGGGATGCGGCAGGATGTTGGGGGCCGCCCAACTCTGTGGTTGAATGGAACGCTCACAAACGCCGTAGCCCGCGCGCTGCCGTAGCGCCGCGCTGCAGGAAAACGGAAGGGGAGGGCGCCATGCCTCGACGTCATCGCTCGCTCGTCGCTACCGTCGCATCGGCGATCGCGGTTGCCGTGCTTGCCGGCGGTCTCGCCGGGCAGGAGCCCGAGCCGGGTCGCGGCTATCCTTCGACCGACTGGCCTTTCACCGGCGGCAACTGGTCCAGCTCGCGCTACTCGACGCTGGACGAGATCAACGCCGACACGCTCGATCGCCTCGGCGCCGCGTGGATGACGCCGCTCCCCGGCGGCGCGGCGTCGCGCTCGACCCCGGTGGTGCAGGACGGCGCCATCTACCTGACGGGCGGCGCCAACGTCTTCGCCTTCGATGCGCGTACGGGCGAGACCATCTGGCATTGGCAGCCGGACCCCGACGCCGGACGGGTCGTGTCGTGGCAGGGCGTCGTCGTGGCCGGCGACCTGGTCGTCTTCGGCACACGCAGCGGGGAAGTGCTCGCCCTCAGCCGCGACGCCGGCGAGCTGGTGTGGGCGACGCGTGTCGGGAGCCCGGAGCAGACCCGGGGCGAGGTGGTGACGACCGCGCCGATGTATGCGCGCGGCAAGGTGTTCGTCGGCCTCGCGAACGGCGACATCGGCGGGCAGGGCCGGGTGCTGGCTCTCGATGCGGCGACGGGCGAGGTGGAGTGGATCTTCTACGTCGTGCCGCGCCCCGGCGAGTTCGGCCACGAGACCTGGCCGCAGGACAGCGACTCGTGGGAGTACGGCGGCGGCGGCGTCTGGCTGGTCGGCACCGTCGATCCCGACCTGGGCATGGTCTACTTCTCCACCGGCAACCCCGTGCCGATGTTCGGCGGCGAGCTGCGCGAGGGGGACAACCTGTTCACCGCCTCCGTGCTCGCGCTCGACATGGAGACCGGCGAGCGGCGCTGGCACTACCAGGTGGTGCGCCACGATGTCTGGGACGCCGACATCGCCACGCCGCTGCTGCTCTACGACACCACGGTAGACGGCGAGCCGGTGAAGGCGGTGGCCGCGATGCGCGCCGACGGTTACCTGTTCCTGTTCAACCGCGAGACCGGCGAGCATCTGCTGCCCGTCGAGGAGCGCGAGGTGCCGCAGGATCCGCACCAGCTCACGGTGCCGACCCAGCCGTTCCCGGTGCAGACCGAGACCATCCTCTTCGAGTGCTCGTACTGGCGCGACCGGGTGCCGCCGCCGTTCGAGCTCAGTTGCAGCAGCTACACGCCCCCGTCGGTCGACGAGCAGACGGTGGTGGCGCCGGGATTGCCGATTCCGCGGGTGCGGGTCACGCCGATGGCGTTCTCGCCGCAGACCGGCTACATCTACGCGCAGGGGCGCGCGCACGTCGGCCGCGCCCGCCGCTTCGCGGATCCGTTCGTCTGGAACACGTCCCAGTTCCACCTGACCCTGCCCGACGCGGTCGGCATCCTGGCCGCCGTCGACACCCGCACCGGCCGCGTCGTGTGGCGGAAGGAGATGCCGAGCGCGTTCCTCGGCGTCAGCGGTCCCCTCGTCACCGCGGGCGGCCTGCTGTTCCGCGGCTCGCCCGGCGGACAGGTGGAGGCCTACGACGTCCGGACCGGCGACCGCCGCTGGGCCTTCCGCACGAGCGAGGAGGGGTCGCGGCTGCGTGTCGGCCCGGCGTCGACCTACGAGCTGGACGGCACGCAGTACATCGCCGTCCCGATGGGCCCCGCGCTCTGGGCGTTCGCGCTCGACGGTACGGTGCCGGCCCGCGGCGAGCCCTCCCCGGATCCGCCGGTGGACGATCAGCCGGCCGGTCCCGCCCCGCGCGAGACCGACGAGATCGAGACCGCCACGCTGCTCGAGAACCCGCGCGGCGCGGTCGGCGGCCGGCGCTATGCGTTCGACGAGTACAACTTCAACCCGCTCCGCGCGCGGGTCAGCGCGGGCACGCGCGTCCGGTTCACCAACAACGGCGAGATCCCCCACACCCCGGCCGCGCGCGACGGAAGCTGGAGCGCCGGCACGCTGAACCCGGGCCTGTGGGGTTTCGTCACGTTCGACGAGCCGGGGACGTTCCTCTACCACTGCGAGGAGCATCCCTGGATGGTGGGGGAGATCACCGTCGATCCGTGA